The Blastocatellia bacterium sequence AAACTGATCCCGCAAGAGGAAAAGTATTTCGATTTCTTCAATCAGATGGCCCATCACATTCACGCGTCGGCCCAACTGCTGGCCGAGATGTTCGTTCACTTCGAGCGGGCCGAAGAGTACGTTCGCCAGATCAAGAACCTCGAGCACCAATGCGACGAGTTGACCCATACCATCGTGATGAAGCTCAACCAAACCTTCATCACTCCGATTGACCGGGAGGATATTTACGCCCTGGCGGGCAAGCTCGACGACGTTATTGATCTCATTGACAGCGCCGCCAGCCATACGGTCATGTACAAGGTGACGGAAGTCACCGAGACCGCCCGCAAGCAAGCCGATGTCATCGTGCGGGCGACGGCCGAGATCGTCCAGGCCGTCGCCAAGATCAAGAGGAACTCCGGCCTTCAGCAGCACTTCATCGAAATCCATCGGCTGGAAAATGAAGGCGATGTTCTCTACCGCGAGGCCGTAGCCCAGCTCTTTGACGACCATGAAGACCCGCTGGAAGTCATCAAGTGGAAAGACCTCTACGAGACGCTCGAACGCGGGATTGATAAGTGCGAAGATGTGGCGAATGTTCTGGAAGCCATCATGCTCAAGAACGCTTGAGGAGGTCTTCTGCTGGTTGTGAGCGTTGTTCTTACCA is a genomic window containing:
- a CDS encoding DUF47 family protein, translating into MFKLKLIPQEEKYFDFFNQMAHHIHASAQLLAEMFVHFERAEEYVRQIKNLEHQCDELTHTIVMKLNQTFITPIDREDIYALAGKLDDVIDLIDSAASHTVMYKVTEVTETARKQADVIVRATAEIVQAVAKIKRNSGLQQHFIEIHRLENEGDVLYREAVAQLFDDHEDPLEVIKWKDLYETLERGIDKCEDVANVLEAIMLKNA